In the Paramormyrops kingsleyae isolate MSU_618 chromosome 6, PKINGS_0.4, whole genome shotgun sequence genome, one interval contains:
- the LOC111851616 gene encoding leucine-rich repeat neuronal protein 1 produces the protein MSRTVLLVLLPCICLALMRCHSALASTFCPAQCVCETRPWYTPQSLYHQARTVDCNELHLSRVPSNISGDTQVLLLQSNNISHITAELQNLINLTELDLSQNHFEQIQDIGLNNLTQLITLYLEENQVQALPDFCLKDLVSLEELYINHNQISSIGPKAFSGLGNLLRLHLNSNRLVAIDSHWFEFLPNLEILMIGENPILGLQDMNFYPLSKLHSLVLAGMGLRDVPPGAFQGLEYLESLSFFDNKLIAVPTAALSVLPNLKFLDLNKNPIPRVQEGDFQNFLHLEELSLNNMEELVAIERGAFSNLPEMVKLEICNNPHLSYIDRAAFQGVEGLHILLVSNNDLSLLPHEVFASFPNLDEISLHSNPLRCDCLSVWWSILGNQSTLRLLESQTTLCASPPQLTGHTVQEVVASWNLASNTCLPLISLHTFPPELNVTAGQPLTLNCWAMADPAPQFYWVTPTGDKVTTEVLSQEADISKNKKHRLQDQGALEILHVEPADAGLYTCVAWNAEGADTRSVTVHVDKSDWHNRRPEVGEQGNSTGSLVVLAKVIHSQSVVLEWKLYPLVSTSSRDVTQPKWSSATMKIDNQQISYTAKVPVEVQEYNLTHLLPSTEYQVCLTMVTSEHQTQWSCINVTTKEASFAVEIVAQPTNVALAAVMGSMFAICIMALLVFYMGRRMKQKSCHHSLKKYMQHATSIPLNELYPPLINLWENEAEKEKEGPVDPQNPQIDTSKTYMW, from the coding sequence ATGAGTAGAACTGTGCTCTTGGTTCTGTTGCCCTGCATCTGTCTGGCACTTATGAGGTGTCACTCTGCCTTAGCCAGCACGTTCTGCCCAGcacagtgtgtctgtgagaCCCGCCCATGGTACACTCCTCAGTCTTTATACCACCAAGCCAGGACCGTGGACTGCAACGAACTGCATCTGAGCAGGGTTCCATCCAACATATCTGGGGATACTCAGGTCCTGCTTCTGCAGAGCAACAACATTTCTCACATTACTGCAGAACTCCAGAATCTCATTAATCTCACAGAACTGGACCTCTCCCAAAACCACTTTGAGCAGATTCAGGACATCGGGCTGAACAACCTAACTCAGCTCATCACCCTCTACCTAGAGGAGAATCAGGTACAGGCACTACCAGATTTCTGTCTGAAGGACCTGGTCAGTTTAGAAGAGCTGTACATCAACCACAATCAGATTTCTTCCATTGGTCCCAAAGCCTTTTCTGGATTGGGGAACCTCCTAAGGCTTCATCTTAACTCCAATAGGCTGGTAGCCATAGACAGCCACTGGTTTGAGTTCCTTCCCAACCTGGAGATCCTCATGATTGGAGAGAACCCCATATTGGGGCTGCAGGATATGAACTTTTATCCTCTTTCCAAACTACACAGCCTGGTGCTAGCTGGCATGGGGCTCAGAGATGTTCCTCCAGGGGCCTTTCAGGGACTAGAATACCTTGAGAGCCTCTCCTTTTTTGACAACAAATTAATTGCTGTGCCCACAGCAGCACTTAGTGTGCTGCCTAACCTCAAGTTCTTGGACCTCAACAAAAACCCTATTCCTCGGGTGCAGGAAGGTGATTTCCAAAACTTCCTCCACTTGGAGGAGCTCAGCCTAAACAACATGGAAGAGCTGGTGGCCATTGAGAGGGGAGCCTTCAGTAATCTTCCAGAGATGGTCAAATTGGAAATTTGCAATAACCCTCATCTATCCTACATTGACCGTGCTGCTTTTCAGGGTGTGGAGGGTCTACACATCTTACTAGTCAGTAACAATGACCTCAGCCTCTTGCCCCATGAAGTTTTCGCTTCCTTTCCCAATCTGGATGAGATCAGTCTGCACAGCAACCCGCTTCGATGTGACTGCCTTTCCGTTTGGTGGTCTATCCTGGGGAATCAGTCTACTTTGAGGCTTTTGGAGTCTCAGACTACCCTCTGTGCCTCCCCGCCCCAGCTAACTGGCCATACAGTGCAGGAAGTTGTTGCAAGTTGGAAtctggccagcaacacctgcctCCCACTGATTTCCTTACATACTTTCCCCCCTGAGCTGAATGTCACTGCTGGACAACCCCTGACTCTAAATTGTTGGGctatggctgaccctgcacctCAGTTCTACTGGGTGACACCAACTGGAGATAAGGTCACTACAGAGGTTCTCTCACAAGAGGCGGAtatcagcaaaaacaaaaaacatagacTACAAGATCAGGGAGCTCTAGAGATCCTCCATGTGGAACCAGCAGATGCTGGTCTCTACACATGCGTTGCATGGAATGCAGAAGGGGCCGACACTCGCAGTGTCACAGTTCACGTGGACAAGAGTGACTGGCATAATAGAAGGCCAGAAGTTGGTGAGCAAGGAAATTCCACAGGGTCCTTGGTTGTCCTCGCTAAGGTTATCCACTCCCAGTCTGTGGTGCTGGAATGGAAACTTTACCCTTTGGTTAGCACCTCCAGTCGCGATGTCACTCAACCCAAGTGGTCCAGCGCTACAATGAAAATTGACAACCAGCAGATTAGCTATACGGCAAAGGTCCCTGTGGAAGTCCAAGAATATAATCTTACACATCTGTTGCCATCCACAGAGTACCAGGTTTGTCTGACTATGGTCACCTCAGAGCACCAGACCCAATGGTCCTGCATTAATGTGACCACGAAAGAGGCCAGCTTTGCTGTTGAGATCGTGGCACAGCCCACCAATGTAGCACTGGCTGCAGTAATGGGCTCCATGTTTGCCATCTGTATCATGGCCCTGTTAGTCTTCTACATGGGACGCCGCATGAAACAGAAGTCATGCCATCACTCTCTGAAAAAGTACATGCAGCACGCAACCTCTATCCCTTTGAATGAGCTTTACCCGCCTCTCATCAACCTCTGGGAAAATGAGGCCGAGAAGGAGAAGGAAGGACCAGTTGACCCTCAGAACCCACAGATAGATACCTCAAAGACATACATGTGGTAA